The proteins below come from a single Leptospiraceae bacterium genomic window:
- the cas5e gene encoding type I-E CRISPR-associated protein Cas5/CasD, with amino-acid sequence MKEFLLFQLYGPFASWGDIAVGENRHSFSHPSKSAIIGILASALGIKREEEETLLELNDSLSFSTQVFSTGILLRDFHTVQTPPAPKKKVSYYSRKDELENPEIGTIITNRDYRCDSYSIVCVWQKENKKFDLDNLKMSLLNPKYILYLGRKSCVVSLPLNPKLVKSETLLDAYSAYPQNAELLSSLEASKNIQMYWEDLEEVNLQPDHIQTRRDSILRRKSWYFTERIEFYKMIQMGDK; translated from the coding sequence ATGAAGGAATTTTTATTATTCCAACTTTATGGTCCATTTGCTTCCTGGGGAGATATTGCAGTTGGGGAAAATCGTCATAGTTTTTCCCATCCTTCCAAGTCTGCAATAATTGGTATCCTTGCATCTGCACTCGGAATTAAAAGAGAAGAGGAAGAAACGCTACTTGAATTAAACGATTCTTTAAGTTTTTCAACGCAGGTTTTTTCAACTGGAATTCTTCTTCGGGATTTTCATACGGTACAAACTCCGCCAGCACCAAAAAAGAAAGTTTCTTATTATTCCAGAAAAGATGAATTAGAGAATCCAGAAATTGGCACAATTATAACTAATCGAGATTATCGGTGTGATTCCTATTCAATAGTATGCGTATGGCAAAAGGAAAATAAGAAATTTGATCTAGATAATTTAAAGATGAGTTTACTTAACCCAAAATACATTCTTTACTTAGGAAGAAAGTCTTGCGTTGTTTCTCTGCCATTGAATCCAAAGTTAGTTAAATCAGAAACCTTATTGGATGCTTATTCTGCTTATCCACAAAATGCAGAACTATTAAGTTCGTTAGAGGCTTCCAAAAATATTCAAATGTATTGGGAAGATTTAGAAGAAGTAAATTTACAACCTGACCATATTCAAACGAGAAGAGATTCAATACTTCGAAGAAAGTCATGGTATTTTACCGAACGAATAGAGTTTTATAAAATGATTCAAATGGGAGACAAATAA
- the cas7e gene encoding type I-E CRISPR-associated protein Cas7/Cse4/CasC, which yields MNRFIQLHILTSYPPSNLNRDDLGRPKTAVMGGVNRLRISSQSNKRAWRTSEIFEEKLKGHKGTRTKEMGVKIFEALKEKGVADKSAKDWAKKISEQFGKLKGAKKDKPLEDLEIEQLAHFSPEEEKAIMELVGKLANEKREPAIEELQLLRKENTGADIAMFGRMLASSPLYNKEAAVQVAHAITVHKVAVEDDFFTAVDDLNKNDVDSGAAHLGDTEFGAGLFYLYVCIDRELLKDNLSVNGKTDETLFKNSIQALVESAVKISPTGKQNSFASRARASFLISEKGNEQPRSLSVAFLKPVSGNNFLDDAIKALKDQRDKMDKVYGKCYSSDSSFDVMSGQGSLEEVLKFVVSD from the coding sequence ATGAATAGATTCATTCAATTACATATTTTAACATCGTATCCACCATCCAATTTGAATAGAGATGATTTGGGAAGACCTAAGACAGCCGTTATGGGCGGCGTTAATCGTTTACGGATTTCTTCGCAGAGTAATAAACGTGCATGGAGAACTTCCGAAATTTTTGAGGAAAAATTAAAGGGGCACAAAGGAACCAGAACCAAAGAAATGGGGGTAAAGATATTTGAAGCATTAAAAGAAAAAGGAGTAGCTGATAAATCTGCAAAAGATTGGGCTAAGAAAATTTCTGAACAGTTCGGAAAATTGAAAGGAGCTAAGAAAGATAAGCCTCTAGAAGATTTAGAAATCGAGCAATTAGCTCATTTTAGCCCGGAAGAAGAAAAAGCGATTATGGAATTAGTTGGAAAACTTGCTAACGAAAAAAGAGAACCTGCTATTGAAGAGCTTCAACTTTTACGAAAAGAAAATACAGGAGCAGATATTGCAATGTTCGGAAGGATGCTTGCAAGTTCTCCTCTATACAACAAAGAAGCGGCTGTGCAAGTAGCACATGCGATTACCGTTCATAAAGTAGCAGTAGAAGATGATTTTTTTACAGCAGTAGATGACTTAAATAAAAACGATGTGGATTCAGGTGCTGCACATCTTGGAGATACTGAATTTGGTGCAGGTCTTTTTTATCTTTATGTTTGCATTGATAGAGAACTTCTAAAAGACAATCTTTCTGTAAATGGAAAAACAGATGAAACCCTATTTAAAAATTCTATTCAAGCCTTAGTAGAATCCGCAGTAAAAATTTCCCCAACAGGAAAACAAAATAGTTTTGCGTCACGCGCAAGAGCATCTTTTTTAATTTCTGAAAAAGGAAATGAACAACCCCGCTCTTTATCAGTTGCTTTTTTAAAACCTGTGAGCGGAAATAATTTTCTAGACGATGCAATTAAAGCATTAAAAGACCAAAGAGATAAAATGGACAAGGTTTATGGAAAATGTTATTCTTCTGATTCTTCATTTGATGTTATGAGTGGTCAAGGAAGTTTGGAAGAAGTCTTGAAATTTGTAGTGAGCGATTAA